Part of the Cydia pomonella isolate Wapato2018A chromosome 8, ilCydPomo1, whole genome shotgun sequence genome is shown below.
CTATTTATTACGCATATTGATTAAATACGGAGAATAGAAAActcttggacccgggtacgtccttaaactacgtccaaaagagaggtatgggcattgtgaatgtcatctcgctttgtgtggtagggcacagccagtggatgtcattccagatctagagcagagcccaaagctctagggaagtacctccaccttacagaaaacagcagccaaaaaaaaaaaaaacaggaacacaacactatgagtagggtctagtgttagaccctactcatagtgttgtgttcctgccggtgagtaaggttgccagagctcaacgagggggggggggcgggtttagggccggcaacgcgcatgtaactcctctggagttgcaggcgtacatagactacggagactgcttaccatcaggcgggccgtatgcttgtttgccaccgacgtagtataaaaaaaataaaaatagaaaagtaCGAATAACCCGTGAGTGTATATGCGCCTACGCGCGTTTCTAAAAACGAGCTTATACGCTCGTATAAAACGCTAATCTGAAACCGTCCtatacagaatgtttatttaattacctgcaataatttacggggtgaatatatacgtcatactgagcaactttttagtatgggaccaaccccgaaatcgcgaaaaaaaaattggattttttttacattttatatgggATAGTAAATATTCCTAAAGCATCTTTTTTTACGATCGGCTGTATTGAacatttttgtttgtgtgtgtgtgtgttctgCGGGCCCGAAGTAATGGAAAATTTACGTACATACGTTTTTTGTTCTTCAAAGAAATCCTCCCTAACGTATACTTATGTAAGTATACTTCGAAATCAATATTAAATcaagaatatatttaaaaagtttgattGCGGCTCTCGATTCAAACGTACACTGAGATCAGaaggcctaccgtgaaccactttcgacgtgttgcctccctgtcacacttatgtacgaatttacaagtgcgacagagaggcaacacgtcgaacgtggttcgcggtagggcttcagaacccctagtgtaaagtTATTCGATAGCgcgacgtgacgtacgcgtttgcgttaagtgtatTCGAataatgtcattcagttatcgtgaaTTTCGCTCATACTTGTCTTTACATGTTTGGGTGCGGGCGAGATGCACAATAAccaaataacatgattcaaatattttgatgtcagtgtacgttcgaattggcgtgTCTGAGTATGCGCGCGCAGCCTTGCCAAGAATGCGTTGCGCAAGGGCATGCGATAATGAGATGAAATTCCTCGCGATAAAGGTTCTCATTGTTTTCGTTAACTAATATTTATGGGTATaatcattttttacattttatgacATACTGTTAAGTAgagttttttaatatatatacggcccgattcgaagaatgactaagacacgtttaagatcctGGAAAGATCtgtaaaagatcgataactaaacgacatgtccgacacgaccggtttggcctagtgggtagtgaccctgcctacgaagctgatggtcccgggtttaaatcctggtaagggcatttattcgtgtgatgagcatggatatttgttcctgagtcatgggtgttttctatgtatttaagtatttataaatatttatgtattatatatatcgttgtctaagtaccctcaacacaagccttattgagcttactgtgggacttagtcaatttgtgtaataatgtcccataatatttatataatatattattatatttatttatttatgtcaaaattgacgtttatttcgattccgctgtgatcccaataagatctacttAAGATAAACACTAGTGTCTAATACAATCAACAAATCTTTAATATAGATGTATCCTATGATACGTGCCATCTCGAAATGCCATGCCTTTACATGTGTCAAAGTTAGACCTGATAGTTCACTTGTGGTGTTATGAGCAGCTTTATAGGTTACTTAAAGGTTGCACATCCTTCAGTTCATCACTGTGATAGGGATCAGATTGTGTGAATGTGCGTATTGCATTCATGATCATGCATACGTAATATATTCTATAAGTACAagtatatagggagcgtgcatgaactgtaggaggcagcacaggagccggcagattttggcgcgaggcgtaaatgtgatgtttattgttccgatgtagcccacaagatgacagaacctactatgcatgAGAAAACaggtgacgtgtaaatgtacatgtttatggttccgattcaggtcacaagatggcagaccctccaacgcgcacggtccctaagTAAGCAAACGTGAGGTTTCAACAATACGAGTAATGTCTTTGAGTAATTGTGTCGATATTCATCCTCACAATTGGGAATCTCAGGCTGAAATGAGGCCAGAGTGGCGTCGAGTTCTCAAAGCGGGTGTAGACAAGCATGACAAGGACTGGTTAGAGAACCTTAGGCAGAAAAGACTCCGCGCTGCTAGACCTCCTCCCTTGGACTCTCGTCATGTTTGTGATTGCTGTGGCAGAAGATGCCGCTCTGGTATTGGACTCTTCAGTCATCGCAGACGTTGCAATCAACCTCCCCGCAACACCTGATTTTACccgacgctgcaacaatcatctgctatagatgtggtggccaattcttcttcttctttgagAAGTATTTGTTTACATGATAGAACAAGTAAGGTACactttatgtatatatttctcAGGCGGCTGGTAAAAATGTTGCACGGAGATTTGTATACTAGAATAGACATCTCAAGAGcccccattttcctttctgggtattgacattatggaaaatatttttacacaatagctatgcccccacgtttaacttttttagattttttgattcaTGTAAAATATGCAGGAgcgaacagttttcatacaaatttataaatgctcctaactcttataataattaaaaattcgaaaaaagtgacattggttgctcgaatcgagctgcttctgtcaatcatacatacaaacgatatctgaaTATTcttaatgagaacttatctaaactagaacttatcgttgtcgtatctcatttttcgaatcgggccggaacAAAAGATTAGattaattattagtattattacctaAGGTTAAGAGTGTCAAATCAAGATCAAATTATTTAAGCTTGAATGCTGCCGCTGAAAGCATAGCGAAGAGatacaaatatttgtaataaataaatttaatttattttcaacttaTAACAAGGCTTGATTTATtgacataaaatagtgtatcttttttatatttttagtacgATTATTCCAAAAATGTATAGGTTGCGAACCTTGACACGAAGTTGATGTCCCTTTCGCAAGGGTCGGACCCCAAGTGGGCCAGACACCCACTCCCGTGTGACGCAATTGTGACGCAATCGTGACGCGTATGACGCCGAATGAATCATTTTGGAGTCACAACAAAGTGTCAGGTTCAACTGCGTTACGAAAGTTACTAAATAGGCAGTCATAGAGGCAATACCAgtaatattgaaataaacaaacccagatatatttatatacctattacttactcgtacagtcaaccaatttgaatcctaggtcactatagaaccttgtcgctttaactactctattcatgacatgcatcactcaataagcactgtcgtagaagtcattatgacatggttctatagtggcctaggaatcaaattggttgaccgtacctaTTAATTGTTTAGTTTATACTTTATAGCCATCATAGTTTTGCTTTTAGCTTCTAGGTAATCagtaaggaagagcggtgttccTTAACACAAGTATTTCTATACTTAAAAAACCGCCAAgaacatgtcgggccacgctcagtgtagggttccgttgttactcttccgtcacaataagctaaactggagcttaaagtatagtaaattgttaaccaagagatgaaacggtacctttcacccgagttaaacaaataggcaaatttgcataatcagtacctaattaaagtaagtctttttactatgaagggaaaactttttgcgataactcaaaaacagttaaactgatcatgtccgctagttttcatttaatgtctttctgaagctctacttccacgatttttttcatattttttggacctatggttcaaacgttagagggggggacacatttttttttctttcggagcgattatctccgaatatattcactttatcaaaaaatgtttgttaaagaccccaattagttttaaaagacctttccaacgataccccacactgtagggttgaagcaaaaaaaaatccacccccactttacgtcctacacgtaaagtgggggtggtTTATTttagtaccctaaaaaaaaatattatattttattgtacgactttgtcggcttcattgatttatatgtccatgccaaatttcatctttctagcactaacgaccacgtagcaaagccgcggacagacagacagacagacagacggacatggcaaaactataagggttcctagttgactacggaaccctaaaaagtgatagagagagatgtaTATAGGCTATGCTACGGAGCGAGATTGGCATGTTAGCTAAGCACCCAGATGTCTGTAGGTCTGCTGTTTAAATACTAAATCGATCGGTCTTTTTCAGACGCAAATCGAAAAACGCAGTAATTACTCAAgtttactcgtatttaaaaattactctCATAAAATGTGAGAAAATTATTGCAAAATCAAATTAAAGCTTGTCAAGAGTAACCTTTAATTCATCACTGTTcattaacaaaatgtaaaactaatatgttaaacaataattttaacGAATTCATAAAATGCCTGAGGCCCTAATTAAAATTCATGGAACTAACTTATATATTGCAACAAGATGACATATTCTAATAACTTTGTTACTATTTAAACTTGACATGAAATCTTAAAATGTTCGAAGATGTAAAGACCAGTTTCTGAACCCCtggtgtaaatttaatcgatgGAGTAGActtgttttgtatgggatttagaaatagcgcgccaagcgggacgtcttggaaactcaaaatctgtACTGATGTCCATTTCAACTGGGATTTGACGGTTcaaattttttagggttccgtacccaaagggtcaaacgggttcctattactgagactccgctgtccgtccgtccgttcgtctgtcaccaggctgtatctcataaaccgtgatagtcagcaagttgaaatttctacagatgatgtatttctgttgccgctataacaacaaatactaaaaacagaataaaataaatatttctttccaatctcgaggttctcatccaatcaccgaagttaagcaacgtcgggtggggtcagtacttggatgggtgaccgtttttatagataacggtacggaacccttcattgCGCCCTGACGAGTTAAGCCTTAAGCCTTTATAGGACACACATAGATACTAAAGGCTAAAACCTAATACTAATGGCctgacatttatttatgtgatgaacacggctagttgttttctatgtatttaagtatttataaatatttatatattatatatatcgttgtctaagtaccctcaacacaagccttattgagcttactgtgggacttattcaatttgtgtaataatgtcctataatatttatttatttatttatatagatatagTCAAATCGTTTGATAATGTATGCTCGAAAAAAATGCCCTTAGTTTGCGGGACATTTTGACACGAATAAAAGATTTATTAAGCCCTCGAGAACAGCGACCGATTatcacatataaataaatctaaaccaAAGGTATTTTCCACGTCCACAACCGGACATGTCACAGAACCTTTAAACCGCCGAAGTTCTAAGTTCAAATGTCAACTCGCGTCCTTGCGATGCGCTCGCGCATATAAATAGCGCATCCCGCCAAGAGATGGCACCAGTCGCTCACTAGCTCTCAAGCCGGGACCACCAAAAAACTCGCCAAAATGAAATCGGTTAGTGGTTTCGCGTGTGTTCGGATTGACACGTGTCTTTTgtgatcgattattattttttaatcaacaaaaatattttattatgatggatatatattttaaaaattgctTTTGTTATATATACTGCAAACATTAAATCGACTTTTTTAGCTTTTAAACAGTTCATAGTTAAAGTTTTTACgcttataaatatttgaacTTATTTGTACGAGTATTCGTTCCATGTTTATGGATCAATTTAatctttaatagtacattacgatacaagtgcgaaaaataggaaattcgaaacgagtggcgataaattaaaacacgaccgaagggagtgttttaaatcgacacgagttgcgaattacctattcgcacatgtatcgtacaacgttttacagtacatatggccctttaaatgttcgacacagtaacgtaatatgctacttctcgcactagtgctataaagtagccccatatgtactgtaaaaaatattatgccaCATTTAACTTTACTGGTCTTTTTCtagcataataaaaaaaaccaatacCTAGCACTAAGTGTATCTCAGTCTTGATTCCTTGCTTTACATTTTGACCGGTCATTTAAATTTACGTGATTcatattttgcatatttttttatttcatataaaagaACTTGAGATTTAGATGATAATAATCAAACTGCAAACAATGTTAATTTGTATTTGCATTGTACATTCATTACATTCGAACAAGTACATATATTcgaagcaaaaaaataaaaatataataaattcagAAAAAAACTACCATAGACATTCGTTTAAAATAAATGAGTCTGCTTAATTTAACAAAAAggcatgtaaaaaaaaactattccgatctcttatagtttttgattctaaactatatattttttagacgaCTGCACAGtccacaaattaaaaataaatttgttacAGTTCATCGTATTCGCCCTGATCGTCGCGGCCGTCGCCGCCGCCCCACAACGCAGCCCTGACGCTGACGCTCAGGTCCTCCGCTACGACGCTGAAAACATCGGGCTCGATGGCTACCAATACGCGTAAGTCACCCATTGTACGCAATATGACCGACTGGGGACGCAAGCGGGATAAACGCTAAAGGCAACATTCGGGTGACGAATGCAACATTAATAATgccacttttttatactacgacggtggcaaacacgcatacGGCCGCTGCGGTAAGCAGTccccgtaacctatgtacgcctgtaactccggaggagttacatgggccttgccgaccctaacacttcgcTCCCTCGTTAAAaactggcaaccttactcaccggcaggaacacaacactatgagtagggtttagtgttatttggctgcggttttctgtaagaaggaggtacttccccagttgggctctgctctagatctggaatgacatccgctgtgctgtgtcctaccacgcaaagcgagatgacattcataatgcccatacctctcttttgaacgtagtttgaggacgtacccggatccacgttactgctgcagcgaTAACGCGAGCGATGTTACTGTCAATCTTATTGATAAAAagagtgacggattgaacgttcTTATTGCGTGAGTAATGCGGTAACATAATTAACACATTTGTCAAGGTAATTGACAATGACATTGTCGCTGTAGAAGTAACTGTGCGGTGTAACAGTTGCCATCCAAATGTCATGATAAGATGCGAGAACATTTCGCTAAGATTGACCATAATTATGATTAACTGACTTATTAGAATATAAGCACTACTTAACAAATTTTTTTAATCGTCGACAGACTTACAGAAAAGTAGTGTCATACAGATAAAGCCATTTAAACGGATCACACTCACAgaattataacaattataacctttttgattttcataaataaacaaacCATACTTATTAATGTTTTAGTGTGTGTGTGGGAAGAATTTTGTTCATTTAAACCGCAGAAACCACAATGtttcatattattatgattaaaaaGTGAACTACGAGTATAAGCATCGTCGTAAACATTAAAAAACGCCCTAAAACGCAGAGTACCTCCTGACTATTCTTATCCTGTAATACCTCTTCTAATGTGTAACTTCCTCCACAGAGTTGAGACCTCCAACGGCATTTCGCAACAGGAGCAAGGCCAGCTCCAAAACGCTGGCACCGAAAACGAGGCTATCTCCGTCCGCGGATCCTTCTCTTACACCGGCCCCGATGGCGTCGTCTACACCGTCACCTACATCGCTGACGAGAACGGCTTCCAACCCCAGGGCGCTCATCTTCCCCAAGCTCCTTAAACTAGTCAATCCCCACCCTTCTGTAGCAATGCTGTGATAAGAGCCCGGTTGttaataaagttttagtttttgttttaattttatgttgttgttttattgttttttatgtgCGCAGTCGGTTGAAAGCACGTGAGAGCGCCGTCTTCCTTTTTTTATCCTGTATTATCTAAAAAAAGCAGGAATTTACCTGCCAATTGTGCTGTAGCCGATACAATAACGTATAGttgatttatttagtttcaaaattaaattttctgaAAAACAAAAAGGttgctatagttttttttttcaaattaaaatgaagtttctttaaaaatactggATCTTAAGAGCATCATCGATCGATATGATCTTATTAACAAActaaacttattaaaaattaatgagGATCGCAAAAgcgtatttataaatttacatcATACCTATAGAGTGCACATAATTACAATGTTAAATCATCGCAAATAGGCTAGataattgcaaaaatataagCAATCGCGCCATACTTgacttttataaattttttttaatattaccaaCACAACCATAGCAATTATATTAAAACCACCAATCATTTTGAAGAT
Proteins encoded:
- the LOC133520870 gene encoding flexible cuticle protein 12-like gives rise to the protein MKSFIVFALIVAAVAAAPQRSPDADAQVLRYDAENIGLDGYQYAVETSNGISQQEQGQLQNAGTENEAISVRGSFSYTGPDGVVYTVTYIADENGFQPQGAHLPQAP